The Vibrio rhizosphaerae genome contains the following window.
GGCACTTGACGATTTGTCTTCGATGACTGGCTCAATGTTTGCGCCAGACCGGCCAGTGTCGGGGTGGTAAACAGCGATTTGATCGCCAAATGGTAATAGTGATGTCTCAACCGTTCGATCAACTGTACTGCCAGTAGTGAATGTCCGCCCAGCTCAAAGAAATTATCATGACGCCCGACTTGCTCAACATTAAGCAAAGATTGCCAGATCGACGCCAGTAGCTGCTCGACATTACCGCGTGGCGCCTCATAATGACGGTGAACAAATGCTTCTGCATCGGGTTCAGGTAACGCTCGGTAGTCAATTTTACCGTTTGCCGTCAGTGGTATCGCATCCAACCCGACAAATGCAGCCGGTACCATGTAACTGGGCAGAGACTCACTCAGCCGCTGTTTCAATGTTTCGATCTCAATCGATGCATCAGGTTGACTGGTGTAGTAAGCGACCAGACGTTCGGATGATTCTCCGGCGTGCAATACTGTCACAACGGCACTTTGAATCCCCGAACAAGCTTGTAAAGCCGTTGCAATTTCACCGAGTTCGATCCGGAAGCCACGAATTTTGACCTGACTATCATTCCGGCCCTGATATTCAATCGTTCCATCCAAACGCCAGCGTGCGAGATCCCCGGTACGATACATCTTGCCCGCTTGCTGTTCACGGAACGGATCGGCTAAAAACCGTTCCGCAGTCATCTCCGGACGATTCAGATATCCCCGGCTGACACTATTGCCGCCGATATAGATTTCACCGGTCACGCCAAGTGGAACGGGACGTAACTGTTCATCAAGAATATAGATGTGAGTATTCGCAATCGGACTACCGATATGCAACACATCATCAGCGGCCCGAATTGCGCCAGAGGTCGCGACAACAGTCGTCTCCGTCGGACCGTAATTGTTCACCAGCGTAAAAGAGACGGATTCATCAGGTTGACGCGTCAGCCGATCACCACCGACCAACAGATATCGTAATGTTTTCGGTGCGACCCGGCGTGCAAATGCAAGCTCCGCAATCGGTGTCGGTAAGAAGCCGACTTCAATCGGTTGTGCAACCCACCACTCGAGCAATTGCTCCGGATCCCGCGAGGCTTCCAGCGACGGCATGGTCAGTGTCGCACCGGCACTCAATGGCGGCCACACTTCCCAGACAACCGCATCAAAGCCGAGACCGGCCACACAGGATGCATAAGTTCCTTGCTGAACATGGAAAGCCCGGTTATGCCAGTTCACCAGATTCAGCAATTGCCGATGTTCAACCATCACCCCTTTCGGCTGACCGGTTGAACCGGAGGTATAGATAATATAAGCCAGATTTTCAGGCCCCAGATCACTGACTTTCGGGTTGGATGACGGTTGCTCAAACCATAAACCCCGATCTTGTTGGGTATGGATCAGACGCGATTCCGGTAATGTTTCTGCCACTAAATCACCGAGCTCAATCACACCATCGGTCAGCACCACGGTCGGCTCACTATCGGCCAGCATATACTGTAAACGCTCTGCCGGATAAGCGGGGTCAAGCGGCACATATCCACCACCGGCTTTCAGTGTTGCCAGCATAGCGATCAACAAGTCAGCTCCCCGCCCACAGCAGATGGCAACCCGACTTTCAGGGCCGACCCCGACAGAACGCAAATAATGTGCGAGACGGTTGGCGCGAATGTTCAAACCACCGTAATTGACGCTTTCTCCGGCACATGTCAATGCAATATGTTCCGGCTCTTCACTCGCCTGACGTTCAAAGAGTTCGTGAACGGACTGTGCCGGCGGGAAGGCAATCTGAGTCTGGTTCCATGCCTCGATCATGGAACCTTCTTCTGGCATTTGCAGATTATATTCACTGACCGCGGTCTGCGCCGGTTCAGCCGCAGCACAAGAGAAGAAGTGCATCAAACGGTAGAAATGAGAAGCTAAGGTCATTTCACTATACAAAGCAGCATTAGCATCAATACACAATTCCAGCCCTTGTTGCGGGCCTCGGTCACAGATATTGATTGAGAGATCATCAATGGGCCCTAAAGTCAGGTTATTCACATTGACGGGGGCTTCACCAAACTTCATTTCGTACTCAAACGGCAAGATATTGATATCGGTTGAGAACAGTTGTTCACTCTCGGTCAGAATCCCAAGATCGGATGCCAGATCTTCACCACGGTAACACTGGTGGCGAACGGCACCGAGAATGCGGCGTTTGACCTGAGAGACAGTATCCACGAGCGTATCCTCAGTACCGATATTGAGTCTTAAGGGCAGTACATTGGAAACCATACCGGGGAATAAACGTAATCTTTTATTGGTCCGGGCCACCATTGGGCATCCCACGACCAGATCGTCTTCTCCGGTGACGCGGTGCAGATAAATCGCGATTAAAGCGATCAGCAGTTGCGGAACCTGACTTTTACATTCAACCGCAAGCTCTCTTAACATCCGATTGGTCGATGCCGGTAAATACATCTGTTTGCGGATAATATCGGTACAGGGTGCCTGCTTGTCAGACAAACTGACGGGAGCTGGCCGGTCTTTGAGGACCTCCTGCCAATATTCTTTGTCTCGCTGATACTGTTTCGATGTTTTATATTCCCGCTCAATCTCTATCGCTTCCGCCAGTGAAATAAACTGACAGGCTGGCGGCTCTTCTCCGGCCACCAATGCGGAATAAATTTCAGCGACCCGGCTGGATAAAAGAACCCCACCAAATCCGTCCAGAACCAAGTGATGAACACAGGCGTAATACCAAAAACGCTCAGGGCCGAGCTGCAGTAGTGCAAAAGAAAACGGGGGCCCCTGTTCAAGGTCAAAAGGGCGGGCCAGATCGGCCTTAAGCCATGCTTTGGCGGCTCGCTGAGGATCCTGTTCAGCCTGAAAGTCTAAAATGGGTAATTCCCAGCTCGGATCAACACCAAACCGCTGCTTCGGTCCTTGCGGCGTCAGCTCAAAGACTTGTTGAAAAGATTCAATCTCTCTGGCAGTCCGGCGGATAGCTATTTCAAAAAGATCTGGCTGAACAACACCGGATATTTCCAGATATTCAGTAATTTTAAAAAATTTGCCATGCGCATCAGGTTTTAACTCTTGAGCAAACCAGATACCCCGTTGAGCCGATGATAATGGAAGCGCCAAATGACTTTCTCGCTCTAATTGAATAGAGGATTTATGGTTATCGTTCATATTGATATTCACTCACACATTCTGATAAATAAAATTCAAATACGCGGATAAAATAACAAAACCGACAAAGTGATAATGTTATTAAGATGCCATCACTTTACTTTGTATAATAAAACAACATTCAATTCAATCATGAAAAAGCAACCAAAACATTCAATAAACAGATATATAATTAATAAGAAAAACAATCAAAAACAACCGATAAAACGCAAAATTAACCCAAAACACAATCTAAACAGTTTCCAGTAAGTTATATAATTTTTTGTTCTTATTGGTAAAGAGTCATAATTAGCATAAATTTAAATGATAATTATCATATTTAAATAATTACCAAATCATAAAACTGCAAACAAAATTAAATAAATTAATTAAAACAACAACTTGTGTTAATACAAAAACAAACAAAAAATAACAGGAGAACTGTGGTCTAATTTGTCAAAATAAGAATAGAGAGTATCATGAAGAAAATGAGTGGGATAATAAAATGTAGAAAACAGACACGACACCTCTACAGGCAAAATAAAAAATTTATAAAAAAATAGCTGATAATTAATTGAAAAAATTACCAGCAAAATGCTAAATATTTAGCCAAATACAACAACAGAGATTAATTTTTCACAAATTGTTATCAATTAATAATATAAATAACAATTAATAATTAAATTAAATCATCACAGAACAACCTCAACTAATTTCGGCCCAGACTCTTGCATCATCTTTTGGAAAATTATATCAAATGACTGGCGAGTTTCAGCCTGAACGGCAGGAACACCCATTCCTGATGCTAATCCAAGCCAGTTAATCGATGGATTTTCCAAACTCATCAGAGAAGCGGCTGATTGTCCTTGATTTTTTGCCCCCACTCGTTGAAGTTCATGGTTCAGGATACTGTATGAACGGTTACTGAATATAATGGTCACAATATCCAGATTTTCCCGCGCTTGGGTCCAGAGTGCAGGTAACAGATACATCGCACTGCCATCACCTTGTAAGTTGACGACCTTGCGTCCCGGACAAGCAATGGCCGCACCAATCGAAACGGCCATCATACTCCCCAAAGCACCACCGGTCAGATTCAGATAATCATGTGCCGCAGCGGTTTCGGTCACATGATAATGCGGGAAACCGGATGAGGCGGATTCATCACTGATAATGGCATTGTCCGGTAAGTATTTAGCAATGACCTGCATGACAAATTCCGCAGTAAGCGGGCCATCAAGCGCATACTGAGGTGCCTGATGCGTAGTGCGGTATGGCTCAATGTCCTCGGCCTCACAAGCTTTGGCTAAATCTTCTAGTGCCCGGCGACTATCTTCATCAATCCCGGTTAACCGAGTCAAACGACACCCTTCTGGTGTCAGCCAGCTTGGTTTATCGGGATATGCAAAAAAGCTGACCGGAGGCTTAGCACCAACCAAGATAATCAATTCAATCCCGGTCAGAAAATCAGCCGCCTGCTCAGAAAGGTATGGTAACCGTTCAACCGGTACTCGACCGGCACCGCGTTGAATACGTGGTGCAAAAGTATCACATAAAAGTCGGGCTCCCGTTTTTGCAGCAATCTTTCCGGCAGCGGTTAATGCCGGTTCTAACAAGGCTGAGCCTCGCATGAGGATCGCTGTTTTGAGTCCGCTGTTAATCAAACCGGCAATGTGATTAATTTTCTCGGCAGAAACGACGGTTGGTGCAGACGGAGCAATGGGGGAAGCAACATGTTCAGCGTCATTCCATGCGGTATCTGCCGGCAGAATCAAGGTCGCAATTTGCCCCGGCGCTTGTGACGCCACACACACAGCCCGAGCGGCATCCTCTCCGATTTGTTTAGAGCAAGAAGATGTATAAACCCACTCAGAAACCGGGCCTGCAAACCCGTGGATATCAGATGTTAATGGGGCATCATACTGTAGATGAGTTGTGGCATGATCGCCGACGATATTCACAATCGGAGAACCGGCCCGTCTGGCATTATGTAAGTTGGCCAGACCGTTGGCCAGTCCGGGTCCTAAATGAAGCAATGTACATGCTGGCTTGCCCGTCATACGCCCATATCCGTCAGCCGCACCCGTTGCAACATTTTCCTGAAGTGCCAGCACAGGGCGCATCCCCGGTACGCGATCCAATGCAGCAACAAAATGCATTTCTGATGTCCCCGGATTGGCGAAACAGACCTCAACACCACTTTCGACCAATGTGCGCAACAGACTTTCAGCACCATTCATCGAATAGCTTTTTGTTGCATCATTCATTGCTTAGAACCCCACATTTTCAATTATGCAAGAGATAAAAGGTATTAATGCACTCTTTTATCAAAATTAATACATATGATGCATGTTATTTCATAATTTTGTGTCTTCATACCTATTTTGCACTGCTCGGAGCTGCAACCAGTTAGCTATGAAATGAATTTGATAGAATAAATTGAAATGCCTGATTCAAACCAAAACATCAAGGCAGGCGCAATAAAAAAGGCCTCCCATCATCAGAGGGAGGCCTTTTATCGGAAGGGATAATCGGTTACTGGCGATACGCTCGTCCGACCAGCATAACGTCTTCAAAATCACTCCGGAATGGATTGATATCCAAACCACCCCGGCGAGTATAACGCGCAAGAACTGTCAGTTTCTCCGGTTTGCAGCACCGTTTGATATCGGCAAAGATACGTTCAACGCACTGCTCGTGAAATTCATTATGTTCCCGGAAGGAGATGATGTATCGCAACAAAGTTTCGCGATCAATCTCAGCGCCTTGATAATGGATATAGACAC
Protein-coding sequences here:
- a CDS encoding acetolactate synthase large subunit, with the protein product MNDATKSYSMNGAESLLRTLVESGVEVCFANPGTSEMHFVAALDRVPGMRPVLALQENVATGAADGYGRMTGKPACTLLHLGPGLANGLANLHNARRAGSPIVNIVGDHATTHLQYDAPLTSDIHGFAGPVSEWVYTSSCSKQIGEDAARAVCVASQAPGQIATLILPADTAWNDAEHVASPIAPSAPTVVSAEKINHIAGLINSGLKTAILMRGSALLEPALTAAGKIAAKTGARLLCDTFAPRIQRGAGRVPVERLPYLSEQAADFLTGIELIILVGAKPPVSFFAYPDKPSWLTPEGCRLTRLTGIDEDSRRALEDLAKACEAEDIEPYRTTHQAPQYALDGPLTAEFVMQVIAKYLPDNAIISDESASSGFPHYHVTETAAAHDYLNLTGGALGSMMAVSIGAAIACPGRKVVNLQGDGSAMYLLPALWTQARENLDIVTIIFSNRSYSILNHELQRVGAKNQGQSAASLMSLENPSINWLGLASGMGVPAVQAETRQSFDIIFQKMMQESGPKLVEVVL